One stretch of Arachis hypogaea cultivar Tifrunner chromosome 20, arahy.Tifrunner.gnm2.J5K5, whole genome shotgun sequence DNA includes these proteins:
- the LOC140183027 gene encoding uncharacterized protein, with product MPIPFPTLAKRTKKQVELDLKMMDIFKKIEVTIPLFDDIRQVPKYAKFLKDLFMNKEKINELETIPLGSSISALMGTIPEKCGDPGPCLVSCTIDDVKFIDCICDLGACVSIMPLSIYNELDLPPLKRSAACFVLADKSIISVAGIAKDVLVSIKGLTFSIDFYILEMPPNESGKPSSILLGRTFLKTSRFNLDAFSGTYSFEIDGRTMSFNLDETMKHLPVDHSIFWCDLIDKAVVKIHHETPHEMSMGKGLSVGKNYDYDVDFPPPPLFQEDSNEELQPFSLQWKCAFLEEDEVIEPEEVNTNVDFT from the coding sequence ATGCCAATCCCATTTCCTACTTTGGCAAAGAGGACTAAAAAGCAAGTGGAGCTAGATCTCAAGATGATGGATATCTTCAAAAAaattgaggtaactattcccctttttgatgatATTCGCCAAGttcctaagtatgctaagtttctaaaagatttgttcaTGAACAAGGAaaagattaatgaattagaaactattcctttgggTAGCTCAATTTCTGCTTTGATGGGTACTATACCGGAGAAATGTGGTGATCCCGGTCCTTGCTTAGTTTCTTGCACTATAGATGATGTTAAATTTATAGATTGTATATGTGATCTTGGTGCTTGTGTGAGCATTATGCCTTTGTCTATTTACAATGAATTAGACCTTCCACCATTGAAAAGGTCGGCAGCTTGTTTTGTTTTAGCCGACAAGAGTATTATTTCTGTGGCCGGTATTGCTAAGGATGTCTTAGTGAGCATCAAGGGATTGACCTTCTCGATTGATTTTTACATCCTAGAGATGCCTCCTAATGAATCCGGAAAGCCATCATCCATTCTATTAGGGAGGACTTTCTTGAAGACTTCTAGGTTTAATCTTGATGCATTTTCGGgcacttactcttttgagattgATGGTAGAACCATGAGCTTCAATTTGGATGAGACTATGAAGCATCTGCCGGTGGACCATTCTATCTTCTGGTGTGATTTGATTGATAAAGCTGTAGTTAAGATCCACCATGAGACTCCTCATGAGATGAGTATGGGTaaaggtctaagtgtggggaagaacTATGACTATGATGTGGACTTTCCACCACCTCCACTATTTCAAGAAGACTCTAATGAGGAGTTGCAACCTTTCTCTCTCCAATGGAAGTGTGCCTTCTTGGAGGAAGATGAGGtaattgagccggaagaagtgaATACTAATGTAGACTTCACCTAA